A DNA window from Drosophila sechellia strain sech25 chromosome X, ASM438219v1, whole genome shotgun sequence contains the following coding sequences:
- the LOC6618020 gene encoding E3 ubiquitin-protein ligase UBR1, which translates to MDRYDMEDVVVAPPAECSSPLKEWRLKRQAGTLDRSDIIEFLKRESPKYFDYQTSATVKDTNVITLKCMFKESLAKEEIIDVVVEFMLGDNPSSALEKLRLEGNTATVCGKVFKNGEPTYSCRECGVDPTCVLCVNCFKRSAHRFHKYKMSTSGGGGCCDCGDDEAWKKDQYCELHLANRKNPLESKILTDAVLERVEICFGAILAFCVSYLEIEPNASLQCLDGNVEGGQVDGAQYCTVLYNDESHTFDQVIQTLTKIAKCRPKDAMEIVAAIDREGRAVVKCDTFEECNKLKVSIENQMILPTSLLSTARNNQSLRTSVLHVGAVACQQFALQLLGWFQEFLVRHYLFRKTFSELVQRKQETFCIRHILEYDVKLWKTARTCWHRLLISGMLMEYDNKMILAQEFSRRYATIVEDFISDDHDHAFSIVSLSVQLFTVPSIAHHLIAHEGIFDKLLHTFYHVAIEKFIRNKTLHFSKNIASLTFFKRANYILYDLRYLLSLKPDVLSNDLRNGFLEGCRALMRVLNVMQGMESMTRQTGQHMDYEPEWECAFNLHIKLATTISQVIDWASGDVKLLRKLYKMTMRALVSNSFIVGGEKVMQPKKVAGHVANCLVYDISVQPVSIHLPLSRFFAGIYLHLGAHDLTYDGLQTETEALSIKLTPREIIEPVLCTQAMIAQVGAGLWRRNGYTLLHQLYFYRNVRCRVEMLDRDIACLQIGASLMESNEFLIHVLNRFNTIPWLQENYWSILSGNEMNDDIIREASIFDEFLELLIVIIGERWMPGVSMVTEEDRLRKEIIQLLCIKPYSHSELSRALPDGNSGNSDNVFEEVINTVAVFKKPVGADSKGVYELKEHLLEEFNMYFYHYTKEDKSKAEELQRERRKAKKQLVCCPPPMLPKLTPAFTSMANILQCPVFLNICVLIMERALNTYSRSFTESHLQKVLHLLGYAIQEELSENYPFLSFYERSQEYGVLEKLEELARCPRLEAHYDFVLWTIERFKQLQAKQAPSDGGAGPSCSQQKTGEKLSLSAEEQAREERENRARLAAERRAHIMAQMQKAQKSFISSNAEMFADTENETRKESASTGPMDWEDIPSEEEQGAVGLESNVACLGPHRKIYHGSDDTFKCILCFENCAISRGGRQLVSSAFVQTSRVIFTTPNLRNSKSALHISCCGHVMHYSCWLEYFSNEEFKELRRPHRNRAALAQTANVEFQCPYCRTLSNTIVPVTETLPAFSAPPSPNESYLPLDSFVEMMSTLAIELGHMKDHELTTLPSVSHILRLSGVVGGMAQYERSVQLIKNPPRLHGDYMEGIEFLKKALLNTMKVQHSHLKVQLGIESIEIVAILWDSCSYTLQALEIYLYAVEKPLKAELSMRHQSCARNLVRACSRSSALEWENDVPLLASMRTQAEFSSRLLDTIFNHSDTSVLVWDCFRVLVPFQFAVLNLMVPEMGFKTIIPSGSMFDFYIMQTMFLAQLTKAVLCFDVNKEKAKRAEKTPNPELTQLDYVEQLPSRIRDNMIDFYRRYNIPARVLQKTQQKQLEEEESEENQGHVQTVVIPCESHDLALLLEYVQRQMSSFLRCSCLFYRFLTDVDFPDTFPTDQPDRFDLMCQYLGLDPLLGVYFDMETVYATMMHSFASHPHIDLEVEQRCQPDERGATDLQVEPCLRPLPRLKVLCDDFSDLINSVSDIFCPNNEREEMKTPTMCLICGLILCGQSYCCQPELGSMHSVGACTHHALACGAEVGIFLRIRDCQVVYLGRGKGCFVPPPYLDEYGETDMGLRRGNPLRLSEAAYRKIYLQWLGHGLHGEIARLNDNANVAAAAQWHHM; encoded by the exons ATGGATCGCTACGACATGGAGGACGTCGTTGTGGCGCCCCCTGCCGAGTGCAGCTCGCCGCTTAAGGAGTGGCGCCTCAAGCGCCAGGCGGGCACACTAGACCGCTCCGATATCATCGAGTTCTTAAAGCGCGAGTCGCCCAAGTATTTTGATTACCAGACTAGCGCTACGGTTAAAG ATACCAATGTGATTACTC TGAAGTGCATGTTTAAGGAGTCGCTGGCCAAGGAGGAGATCATCGATGTCGTTGTGGAGTTTATGCTGGGCGACAATCCTTCCTCCGCACTGGAGAAGCTCCGACTGGAGGGCAACACGGCCACCGTCTGTGGCAAGGTCTTTAAGAACGGGGAGCCCACCTACAGCTGCCGCGAGTGCGGCGTTGATCCCACCTGCGTGCTTTGCGTCAACTGTTTCAAGCGCTCGGCGCATCGCTTCCACAAGTACAAGATGTCCACAtccggcggcggcggctgctgtGACTGCGGAGACGACGAGGCCTGGAAGAAGGATCAGTACTGCGAGCTGCATCTG GCAAATCGCAAGAACCCGCTGGAGAGCAAGATCCTGACCGATGCAGTATTGGAGCGTGTTGAGATCTGCTTTGGGGCAATCCTCGCCTTCTGCGTGAGTTATCTTGAAATCGAGCCAAACGCCAGTCTACAATGCCTGGATGGAAACGTGGAAGGCGGCCAAGTGGACGGAGCGCAGTACTGCACTGTGCTCTACAATGATGAGTCGCACACGTTCGACCAGGTCATCCAGACGCTGACCAAAATTGCCAAGTGTCGGCCAAAGGACGCCATGGAAATCGTGGCGGCGATTGATCGCGAGGGACGAGCAGTGGTCAAATGCGATACATTTGAG GAGTGCAACAAACTGAAGGTATCCATCGAAAACCAAATGATTCTGCCGACCTCCCTGCTGTCGACGGCGCGCAACAACCAGTCGCTCAGGACATCGGTACTGCACGTCGGGGCCGTGGCCTGCCAGCAGTTTGCCCTGCAGCTGCTCGGCTGGTTCCAGGAGTTCCTGGTGCGACACTACCTCTTCCGTAAGACGTTCTCCGAGTTGGTGCAGCGCAAGCAGGAGACATTCTGCATTCGCCACATCCTCGAGTACGACGTGAAGCTGTGGAAGACTGCGCGTACCTGCTGGCACCGCCTCCTGATCTCTGGCATGCTTATGGAGTACGACAACAAGATGATCCTAGCCCAGGAGTTTTCGCGACGCTACGCCACTATTGTAGAGGACTTTATCAGTGATGATCATGATCACGCCTTTTCGATTGTGTCGCTCAGCGTCCAGCTGTTCACGGTGCCCAGCATTGCCCATCATCTGATCGCTCATGAGGGCATCTTTGACAAGCTGCTGCACACGTTCTACCACGTTGCCATCGAGAAGTTCATCCGTAACAAGACGCTGCACTTTAGCAAGAACATCGCCAGCCTCACCTTCTTCAAGCGGGCCAACTACATCCTCTACGATCTGCGATACCTGCTCAGCCTAAAGCCGGATGTGCTGAGCAATGATCTACGGAACGGTTTCCTAGAAG GCTGCCGAGCTTTGATGCGCGTTCTAAACGTGATGCAGGGCATGGAGTCGATGACCAGACAGACGGGCCAACATATGGACTACGAGCCAGAGTGGGAGTGCGCCTTCAACCTGCACATCAAGCTGGCCACGACCATCTCGCAGGTGATTGATTGGGCGTCCGGCGATGTGAAGCTGCTGCGTAAGCTCTACAAGATGACAATGCGGGCGCTGGTGAGCAACAGTTTTATTGTGGGTGGCGAGAAGGTCATGCAGCCGAAAAAAGTGGCTGGCCACGTAGCCAACTGTCTAGTTTACGACATATCAGTGCAGCCGGTGTCCATACACTTGCCTTTGTCGCGTTTCTTCGCCGGAATCTATCTGCACTTGGGTGCCCACGATTTAACCTACGACGGGCTGCAGACGGAAACAGAAGCGTTGAGCATCAAGCTAACGCCCAGGGAGATTATAGAACCGGTTTTGTGTACCCAAGCAATGATCGCCCAGGTGGGCGCAGGACTATGGCGCCGCAATGGTTACACCCTGCTGCACCAGCTCTACTTCTACCGAAATGTGCGATGCCGCGTGGAGATGTTGGACAGGGACATAGCCTGCCTGCAGATAGGCGCCTCCCTAATGGAGAGCAACGAGTTCCTGATTCATGTGTTGAATAGGTTCAACACAATCCCCTGGTTACAGGAAAACTACTGGTCCATATTGTCGGGTAATGAAATGAACGATGACATCATTCGAGAGGCATCAATCTTTGACGAGTTCCTGGAACTTCTGATCGTGATCATTGGAGAACGTTGGATGCCTGGCGTTTCGATGGTGACCGAAGAGGATCGCCTGCGCAAGGAGATCATCCAGCTGTTGTGTATCAAACCCTACTCACACTCGGAGTTGAGTCGCGCCTTGCCAGATGGCAATAGCGGAAATAGCGACAACGTTTTCGAGGAAGTTATCAACACGGTGGCCGTGTTCAAGAAACCCGTTGGAGCCGACAGCAAGGGGGTGTACGAACTAAAGGAACATTTGCTTGAGGAGTTCAACATGTACTTCTATCACTACACCAAAGAGGACAAGTCCAAGGCCGAGGAACTGCAACGGGAGCGCCGAAAGGCCAAGAAGCAGCTTGTCTGCTGCCCGCCACCAATGTTGCCAAAACTAACACCAGCCTTCAC ATCCATGGCCAACATCCTGCAGTGCCCTGTGTTCCTCAACATCTGCGTGTTGATTATGGAAAGGGCTTTAAATACTTACAGTCGCTCCTTTACCGAATCCCATCTTCAAAAG GTCCTTCACCTGCTGGGTTATGCCATTCAGGAGGAGCTTAGCGAGAACTATCCCTTCTTGAGCTTCTACGAGCGTTCCCAGGAGTACGGAGTTCTGGAGAAGTTGGAAGAGCTCGCCCGCTGCCCGAGG TTGGAGGCTCATTACGACTTTGTGCTGTGGACCATCGAGCGTTTCAAGCAGCTGCAGGCAAAGCAGGCTCCCAGTGATGGTGGAGCAGGACCCAGTTGCTCTCAGCAAAAAACCGGGGAGAAACTGTCACTCAGCGCCGAGGAGCAGGCGCGTGAAGAGAGGGAGAATCGTGCTCGTCTAGCAGCCGAGCGTCGAGCCCACATAATGGCCCAGATGCAAAAAGCCCAGAAGTCGTTCATAAGCAGCAATGCAGAAATGTTTGCGGACACCGAAAACGAAACACGCAAAGAGTCAGCATCCACGGGTCCAATGGATTGGGAGGATATACCCTCCGAGGAGGAACAGGGAGCAGTGGGCCTTGAGTCGAACGTAGCCTGCTTGGGACCGCACCGCAAGATTTATCATGGCAGCGATGATACCTTCAAATGCATCCTATGCTTCGAGAACTGTGCCATCAGCCGTGGGGGCCGGCAATTGGTTAGCTCTGCCTTTGTCCAAACCTCACGTGTGATCTTCACTACGCCCAATTTGCGTAATAGTAAGAGCGCACTGCACATTAGTTGCTGCGGCCATGTGATGCACTACAGCTGCTGGCTGGAGTACTTCAGCAACGAGGAGTTCAAGGAGCTGCGTCGTCCGCACCGCAATCGTGCGGCCCTAGCCCAGACCGCCAACGTGGAGTTCCAATGTCCGTATTGCCGAACCCTAAGTAACACTATAGTACCGGTAACCGAAACGCTGCCTGCTTTTTCGGCGCCTCCTTCACCGAACGAAAGCTATTTACCATTGGACAGTTTCGTGGAGATGATGAGCACACTGGCCATCGAACTGGGTCACATGAAGGACCACGAATTGACAACACTTCCAAGTGTGTCCCACATTTTGCGCTTGTCTGGTGTGGTCGGTGGCATGGCTCAATACGAGCGGAGCGTGCAGCTCATCAAGAATCCTCCTAGGTTGCATGGTGACTACATGGAAGGGATAGAATTCCTAAAAAAAGCCCTGCTAAATACCATGAAGGTTCAGCACTCACATCTAAAGGTCCAACTAGGCATCGAAAGTATCGAGATTGTAGCCATACTGTGGGACAGCTGCAGCTACACGCTGCAGGCGCTGGAGATCTATTTGTACGCGGTCGAGAAGCCATTGAAGGCCGAGCTGTCAATGCGCCACCAGAGCTGTGCCAGGAACTTGGTGAGGGCTTGCTCACGCAGCTCCGCCTTGGAATGGGAAAATGATGTTCCATTGCTTGCGTCGATGCGTACCCAGGCGGAGTTCTCCTCTAGACTGCTGGATACAATCTTTAATCATAGTGACACCAGTGTGCTCGTATGGGACTGCTTCCGCGTGCTGGTGCCGTTCCAGTTTGCAGTGCTCAATCTGATGGTACCCGAGATGG GATTTAAAACAATCATACCCAGCGGCAGCATGTTTGACTTTTACATCATGCAGACTATGTTCCTGGCCCAGCTCACCAAGGCGGTCCTCTGCTTTGACGTGAATAAGGAAAAGGCCAAACGAGCGGAGAAGACGCCCAATCCTGAACTTACACAATTGGATTACGTAGAGCAGCTACCATCAAGAATTCGGGACAACATGATCGACTTTTATCGCCGCTACAATATCCCAGCCAGAGTGCTGCAGAAGACTCAACAGAAACAGCTGGAGGAGGAAGAATCGGAAGAGAATCAGGGTCATGTGCAGACAGTGGTGATACCCTGTGAATCGCATGATTTGGCCCTTCTTCTCGAGTACGTGCAGCGACAGATGAGCTCATTCCTGCGCTGCTCCTGTCTCTTCTATCGCTTTCTCACCGATGTGGATTTCCCAGACACGTTTCCCACAGATCAACCGGATCGCTTTGATCTGATGTGCCAGTACTTGGGTCTGGACCCTTTGCTGGGTGTCTACTTTGATATGGAGACGGTATACGCCACCATGATGCACTCGTTTGCCTCGCATCCTCACATTGACCTTGAAGTGGAACAGCGTTGCCAGCCTGACGAACGAGGGGCGACGGACCTTCAGGTGGAGCCTTGCCTGCGCCCGCTGCCACGCTTGAAGGTACTGTGTGATGACTTCAGCGATTTGATCAACAGCGTCTCGGACATCTTCTGTCCGAACAACGAGCGCGAGGAGATGAAGACGCCAACGATGTGTCTGATATGCGGCTTAATCCTGTGCGGTCAGTCGTACTGCTGCCAGCCAGAGCTGGGCAGCATGCACTCGGTGGGCGCGTGCACTCATCACGCTCTCGCTTGTGGCGCCGAAGTGGGCATCTTTCTGCGAATTCGCGACTGCCAGGTGGTGTACCTGGGCCGCGGCAAGGGGTGCTTCGTCCCGCCGCCATATTTGGACGAGTACGGCGAGACGGATATGGGTCTGAGGCGCGGCAATCCGCTGAGACTGTCCGAGGCGGCTTACAGAAAGATCTACCTGCAGTGGCTGGGACATGGGCTGCACGGGGAGATCGCCCGTCTGAACGACAACGCCAatgtggcggcggcggcgcaGTGGCATCATATGTAG
- the LOC116802130 gene encoding uncharacterized protein LOC116802130 produces MSSHFEARTASIEANQPEICINSENRQKLDTSGGREDLRGCAPGPDKRSPAGRQTAKSGDSSPFSAESGCPPHLYLLAFVIVHRDSSVVVYGQLDSRQISAERNYIYTGGMVWYGIWPWQRNNIGSHALHMLSS; encoded by the exons ATGTCTTCGCACTTTGAGGCCAGAACAGCCTCTATAGAGGCGAACCAGCCAGAGATATGTATAAACAGCGAAAATCGGCAAAAACTGGACACGTCAGGCGGCCGCGAAGACCTCCGCGGATGTGCACCTGGACCAGATAAACGCAG TCCGGCAGGCAGGCAAACAGCGAAGTCTGGGGATTCGTCTCCGTTCTCTGCGGAATCCGGCTGTCCACCTCATCTGTATCTGTTGGCTTTCGTCATTGTACATCGGGATTCGAGTGTAGTAGTCTACGGCCAATTAGACAGCAGGCAAATATCAGCGGAACgcaactatatatatacagggggtatggtatggtatggtatatGGCCATGGCAACGCAACAACATCGGCAGCCATGCCCTCCATATGCTTAGCAGCTGA